A genomic window from Nocardioides jiangxiensis includes:
- a CDS encoding SAM-dependent methyltransferase, translated as MSDTSTLRTAAPRIRPDLELWPDLAQLPEGPRARVSARVANGILRAVCRRLDIQLVHPDEALDPTRPAIVLHDEEEFLLRVGSDGLIGFGEAYLTGAWESPDIAALIGTLGANIDRIVPRWMQRLRRVHVRREPRRHQNTIDGSRSNISHHYDLSNDLFTLFLDPTLSYSSALFPSEVVQNDGHRVALAPAPPAEDASTALTAAQHRKIDRLLDQAGVGAGTRVLEIGTGWGELALRAAARGATVRTVTLSQEQLELARERVAAAGLADRVSIELLDYRLVEGEYDAVVSVEMIEAVGDEYWSTYFRKVDELLAPGGRFALQAITMPHGRMLATRDDFTWIKKYIFPGGLLPSVEAIERITAAETSLRVADRLSMGAHYAETLRIWDQTFSAATPQVRALGFDVTFLRMWHFYLAYCQGGFASGYTDVQQMTFVKESR; from the coding sequence ATGAGCGACACCTCCACGCTGCGTACCGCAGCGCCCCGGATCCGCCCGGACCTCGAGCTCTGGCCCGACCTGGCGCAGCTGCCCGAGGGCCCGCGGGCCCGGGTCTCGGCCCGGGTCGCCAACGGCATCCTGCGGGCCGTCTGCCGGCGCCTCGACATCCAGCTCGTCCACCCGGACGAGGCCCTGGACCCGACCCGCCCGGCGATCGTGCTGCACGACGAGGAGGAGTTCCTCCTCCGCGTCGGCAGCGACGGCCTGATCGGCTTCGGCGAGGCCTACCTCACCGGCGCCTGGGAGTCCCCCGACATCGCTGCCCTGATCGGCACCCTCGGTGCGAACATCGACCGGATCGTGCCCCGCTGGATGCAGCGGCTGCGCCGGGTCCACGTACGCCGCGAGCCCCGCCGCCACCAGAACACCATCGACGGCAGCCGGTCGAACATCTCGCACCACTACGACCTGTCCAACGACCTGTTCACGCTCTTCCTCGACCCGACGCTCTCCTACTCCTCGGCACTCTTCCCGTCCGAGGTGGTGCAGAACGACGGTCACCGGGTGGCCCTGGCGCCGGCCCCTCCCGCGGAGGACGCCAGCACCGCGCTGACCGCAGCCCAGCACCGCAAGATCGACCGCCTGCTGGACCAGGCCGGCGTCGGCGCCGGCACCCGCGTGCTCGAGATCGGCACCGGCTGGGGCGAGCTGGCCCTGCGGGCTGCTGCGCGGGGCGCGACCGTGCGCACCGTGACCCTGTCGCAGGAGCAGCTGGAGCTGGCCCGGGAGCGCGTCGCCGCTGCGGGCCTGGCCGACCGGGTGAGCATCGAGCTGCTCGACTACCGCCTCGTCGAGGGCGAGTACGACGCGGTGGTCTCGGTGGAGATGATCGAGGCCGTCGGCGACGAGTACTGGTCGACGTACTTCCGCAAGGTGGACGAGCTCCTCGCCCCGGGGGGCCGGTTCGCCCTCCAGGCGATCACCATGCCGCACGGCCGGATGCTCGCCACGCGCGACGACTTCACCTGGATCAAGAAGTACATCTTCCCCGGCGGGCTGCTCCCCTCGGTCGAGGCGATCGAGCGGATCACCGCCGCCGAGACCTCCCTCCGGGTCGCCGACCGGCTGTCGATGGGCGCCCACTACGCCGAGACCCTGCGGATCTGGGACCAGACCTTCTCCGCCGCCACCCCGCAGGTCCGGGCGCTCGGCTTCGACGTGACCTTCCTCCGGATGTGGCACTTCTACCTCGCCTACTGCCAGGGCGGCTTCGCCTCCGGCTACACCGACGTCCAGCAGATGACCTTCGTGAAGGAGTCCCGATGA
- a CDS encoding SAM-dependent methyltransferase, giving the protein MTTALRAVNSAPADSGVAAELARGLRPFVGGDLPVRLRAWDGSEAGPADGPLVEIRTPDALRRLLWRPGELGAAQAYVTGEIDVEGDLDAALTHVWDVVRQRGLGGRPGPAAFAAAIGAALRTGAVGRPPAAPASQARVHGRLHSKLRDRAVISHHYDLSNEFYGRILDETMAYSSAYWRKAPGTPGYTLADAQRDKLSLVCRKLGLEPGMTLLDVGCGWGSLSLHAAEHFGAQVTGVTIAAEQKAYIDEQIRQRGLEDRVTIRLQDYREVVGRWDAVASIEMGEHVGEGNYPEYTRVLAGTVRRGGRVLVQQMSRRGRHPGGGPFIESFIAPDMHMRPVGRTVDLIEDAGLEVRDVHALREHYVWTVDAWMENFTTHREHLTDLVGEEVMRVWELYLVGGRMAFRDGRMGVDQILAVRPGEPHTLAPERGW; this is encoded by the coding sequence ATGACCACCGCCCTGCGTGCCGTGAACAGCGCACCGGCCGACAGCGGCGTGGCCGCCGAGCTCGCCCGCGGCCTGCGCCCGTTCGTCGGCGGCGACCTCCCGGTCCGGCTCCGCGCGTGGGACGGCTCGGAGGCCGGCCCGGCCGACGGCCCTCTCGTCGAGATCCGTACGCCGGACGCCCTGCGCCGCCTCCTGTGGCGCCCCGGCGAGCTCGGGGCCGCCCAGGCCTACGTGACCGGCGAGATCGACGTCGAGGGTGACCTCGACGCCGCCCTGACCCATGTCTGGGACGTCGTCCGGCAGCGCGGCCTCGGTGGCCGCCCCGGCCCGGCGGCGTTCGCCGCGGCGATCGGCGCGGCCCTCCGCACGGGTGCCGTCGGGCGTCCGCCGGCGGCCCCGGCGAGCCAGGCGCGGGTGCACGGCCGGCTGCACAGCAAGCTGCGCGATCGGGCCGTGATCAGCCACCACTACGACCTGTCGAACGAGTTCTACGGCCGGATCCTCGACGAGACGATGGCCTACTCCTCGGCGTACTGGCGGAAGGCTCCGGGCACTCCGGGCTACACCCTCGCGGACGCCCAGCGCGACAAGCTCTCGCTGGTCTGCCGCAAGCTCGGCCTCGAGCCGGGCATGACGCTGCTCGACGTGGGCTGTGGCTGGGGCTCGCTCTCGCTGCACGCAGCGGAGCACTTCGGCGCGCAGGTCACCGGCGTCACCATCGCGGCCGAGCAGAAGGCCTACATCGACGAGCAGATCCGCCAGCGTGGACTGGAGGACCGGGTCACCATCCGCCTGCAGGACTACCGCGAGGTGGTCGGCCGCTGGGACGCCGTCGCCTCCATCGAGATGGGCGAGCACGTCGGCGAGGGCAACTACCCCGAGTACACCCGCGTCCTGGCCGGAACCGTCCGCCGCGGCGGCCGCGTGCTGGTCCAGCAGATGTCCCGTCGCGGACGGCACCCCGGCGGTGGCCCGTTCATCGAGTCGTTCATCGCACCCGACATGCACATGCGCCCGGTCGGCCGCACGGTGGACCTGATCGAGGACGCCGGCCTCGAGGTCCGTGACGTGCACGCCCTCCGCGAGCACTACGTGTGGACCGTCGACGCCTGGATGGAGAACTTCACCACCCACCGCGAGCACCTCACCGACCTGGTCGGCGAGGAGGTCATGCGGGTCTGGGAGCTCTACCTCGTAGGCGGCCGGATGGCCTTCCGCGACGGCCGCATGGGCGTCGACCAGATCCTGGCGGTCCGGCCCGGCGAGCCCCACACGCTGGCCCCCGAGCGAGGCTGGTGA
- a CDS encoding FAD-dependent oxidoreductase, with the protein MTSSAPARETPRRVAVVGSGVAGLTAAHVIAKSSRVTLLEADERLGGHADTHRVTTADGRELAIDTGFIVHNERTYPTLLRLFRELGVETQPSEMSMSVRDDTTGLEYAGALGLQGLFPTRANLGRRRYLRMLAEIPRFHRAARALLAAPEDEDEPLAAFLERHGFSAYFQRHFMEPMVAAVWSCDPDTALAYPARYLFTFLQHHGMLSVWGSPQWRTVTGGSHAYVDRVAAGLHEVRTGTKVTSLRELPEGVEVTDGNGRTELFDAVVVATHPHQALAMLAEPTATQAEVLRAMEYSPNTAQLHTDASLLPQARRAHASWNFRRRSEAAGRVTVTYDLTRLQRLDTDTAYLVTLGGTDLVDPATVIATREYEHPLYTPESVAAQRRLPACDTDRIVFAGAYHGWGFHEDGARSGAHAAERLGFSWDAPAALPRGGRVYTTTIRHSRRAPRRTFSYRSRTWLVDLDDVPPARLHREFRSADHIGDPTRSIRDNVVDFLARREITVDGRILMLTNPRAFGYCFNPISVFWCHRASGELACVLIEVHNTYGDRHAYVVHPDADGRATVPKQMYVSPFHDTSGDYQVSVPRPDERVAVGITLQPQGFAATLTGTALPTGRRAALGTVVRTPWPALLGRLRIQWQGIRLWLRRVPVQPRPHHDPQEGTR; encoded by the coding sequence ATGACCAGCTCTGCACCGGCCCGGGAGACCCCGCGCCGGGTGGCTGTCGTCGGCTCCGGCGTCGCCGGGCTGACCGCCGCACACGTGATCGCGAAGTCGTCGAGGGTGACCCTGCTCGAGGCCGACGAGCGACTCGGCGGCCACGCCGACACCCACCGGGTGACGACTGCCGACGGGCGCGAGCTCGCCATCGACACCGGCTTCATCGTCCACAACGAGCGCACCTACCCCACCCTGCTCCGGCTCTTCCGCGAGCTGGGTGTGGAGACGCAGCCGTCGGAGATGTCGATGTCGGTGCGTGACGACACCACCGGCCTCGAGTACGCCGGAGCCCTCGGGCTGCAGGGCCTCTTCCCGACCCGGGCCAACCTGGGGCGGCGGAGGTACCTGCGCATGCTGGCCGAGATCCCGCGCTTCCACCGCGCGGCGCGCGCCCTGCTGGCAGCGCCGGAGGACGAGGACGAGCCGCTGGCTGCCTTCCTCGAGCGGCACGGCTTCTCGGCGTACTTCCAGCGGCACTTCATGGAGCCGATGGTCGCCGCGGTGTGGTCCTGCGACCCGGACACGGCCCTGGCCTACCCGGCGCGGTACCTGTTCACCTTCCTGCAGCACCACGGGATGCTCTCCGTCTGGGGCTCGCCGCAGTGGCGCACCGTGACCGGCGGCTCGCACGCGTACGTCGACCGGGTCGCCGCCGGCCTGCACGAGGTGCGGACCGGCACCAAGGTGACCTCGCTGCGCGAGCTCCCCGAGGGGGTCGAGGTGACCGACGGCAACGGCCGGACCGAGCTCTTCGACGCGGTCGTCGTGGCCACGCACCCGCACCAGGCGCTGGCCATGCTGGCCGAGCCGACGGCGACCCAGGCCGAGGTGCTGCGAGCGATGGAGTACTCCCCCAACACGGCCCAGCTGCACACCGACGCCTCGCTGCTGCCGCAGGCTCGGCGCGCGCACGCGTCGTGGAACTTCCGGCGCCGCAGCGAGGCCGCCGGGCGGGTGACGGTCACCTACGACCTCACACGGCTGCAGCGGCTCGACACCGACACCGCCTACCTGGTGACGCTCGGCGGCACCGACCTGGTCGACCCGGCCACGGTGATCGCGACGCGTGAGTACGAGCACCCGCTCTACACGCCGGAGTCGGTGGCCGCGCAGCGGCGCCTGCCGGCCTGCGACACCGACCGGATCGTCTTCGCCGGCGCGTACCACGGCTGGGGCTTCCACGAGGACGGCGCGCGGTCCGGGGCCCACGCCGCCGAGCGGCTCGGCTTCAGCTGGGACGCGCCGGCGGCACTGCCCCGGGGCGGCCGCGTCTACACGACGACCATCCGGCACAGCCGGCGTGCGCCGCGACGCACGTTCAGCTACCGGTCGCGGACGTGGCTGGTCGACCTCGACGACGTGCCTCCTGCGCGCCTGCACCGCGAGTTCCGGTCAGCCGACCACATCGGCGATCCGACGCGCTCGATCCGCGACAACGTCGTGGACTTCCTCGCGCGCCGGGAGATCACCGTCGACGGCCGGATCCTGATGCTGACGAACCCGCGTGCCTTCGGCTACTGCTTCAACCCGATCAGCGTCTTCTGGTGCCACCGCGCCTCGGGCGAGCTGGCCTGCGTGCTGATCGAGGTGCACAACACCTACGGCGACCGCCACGCCTACGTCGTCCACCCGGACGCCGACGGCCGTGCCACCGTGCCGAAGCAGATGTACGTGTCGCCGTTCCACGACACCTCCGGGGACTACCAGGTCAGCGTCCCCCGCCCCGACGAGCGGGTGGCGGTCGGGATCACCCTGCAACCGCAGGGCTTCGCCGCCACCCTCACCGGCACCGCCCTGCCGACCGGTCGGCGGGCCGCCCTCGGCACCGTCGTCCGCACCCCGTGGCCGGCGCTGCTCGGGCGCCTGCGCATCCAGTGGCAGGGCATCCGGCTCTGGCTGCGCCGTGTTCCCGTCCAGCCACGGCCCCACCACGATCCCCAGGAGGGAACCCGATGA
- the sigK gene encoding ECF RNA polymerase sigma factor SigK translates to MTGLRAVPSGDPSPEGAASPSAAPDLAALLRRSSRGDETAFAALYDAMASRVYGLLLRVVRDPAQAEEVTQETFLEIWRTASRFDPARGSAVAWMLTITHRKGVDRVRSAEAATRRDTTYHRETQPVEHDVTAEEATASLEAGRVRQALQTLTPTQREAVELAYLGGYTHTEVATMLDLPLGTAKTRIRDGLIRLRDTMGVGQ, encoded by the coding sequence ATGACAGGCCTTCGTGCCGTCCCCTCCGGCGATCCGTCGCCGGAGGGGGCGGCCTCCCCCTCGGCAGCGCCCGACCTCGCGGCGCTGCTGCGCCGCTCCTCACGGGGCGACGAGACGGCCTTCGCCGCGCTGTACGACGCGATGGCGTCGCGCGTCTACGGCCTCCTGCTCCGCGTGGTGCGCGACCCCGCCCAGGCGGAGGAGGTGACCCAGGAGACCTTCCTGGAGATCTGGCGCACCGCGTCCCGGTTCGACCCGGCTCGTGGCAGCGCGGTGGCCTGGATGCTGACCATCACGCACCGCAAGGGCGTCGACCGGGTCCGCTCGGCCGAGGCCGCGACGCGGCGCGACACGACGTACCACCGCGAGACGCAGCCCGTCGAGCACGACGTCACCGCCGAGGAGGCGACCGCCTCCCTCGAGGCCGGACGCGTCCGCCAGGCACTTCAGACCCTCACCCCCACCCAGCGCGAAGCCGTGGAGCTCGCCTATCTCGGTGGGTACACCCACACGGAGGTGGCCACCATGCTGGACCTGCCTCTCGGGACCGCAAAGACACGCATACGCGACGGGCTGATCCGTCTGCGCGACACGATGGGAGTCGGACAATGA
- a CDS encoding pyrimidine dimer DNA glycosylase/endonuclease V, whose protein sequence is MQTFLPYPSFAESAASLDRQRLGKQRVENLQILQVLTGFRLVTSERPPGSPRAVPLPREQWHLVPRKVGGWSFHPAVLMWTGHLPALGAYQEAICAEWTARGYRDTCAEKTAVLLEATGHAQGDAELPAWFGSERFHAAHRGTLLAKDPDWYGRYGWTDEPDPDGLWPVTREG, encoded by the coding sequence ATGCAGACCTTCCTCCCCTACCCCTCGTTCGCCGAGAGCGCGGCATCGCTCGACCGGCAGCGCCTGGGCAAGCAGCGCGTCGAGAACCTGCAGATCCTCCAGGTGCTCACCGGCTTCCGCCTGGTCACCTCGGAGCGGCCGCCGGGCTCGCCGCGGGCCGTGCCGCTGCCCCGCGAGCAGTGGCACCTCGTGCCACGGAAGGTGGGCGGCTGGTCGTTCCACCCCGCGGTGCTCATGTGGACCGGCCATCTCCCGGCGCTGGGCGCCTACCAGGAGGCGATCTGCGCGGAGTGGACCGCCCGTGGCTACCGGGACACGTGTGCGGAGAAGACGGCGGTCCTGCTCGAGGCGACCGGGCACGCGCAGGGCGACGCGGAGCTGCCGGCGTGGTTCGGCAGCGAACGCTTCCACGCCGCCCATCGCGGCACGCTGCTGGCGAAGGACCCCGACTGGTACGGCCGCTACGGCTGGACCGACGAGCCGGACCCGGACGGACTCTGGCCGGTCACCCGCGAGGGGTGA
- a CDS encoding DUF1295 domain-containing protein → MTDLLQVLAVEVLVVAAAMALTAYAAHRAGRYSVVDTTWGLALAAVALVAALGGASLDAGEPWRRWLLLALVAVWGSRLSWHMHRRNSGHGEDPRYAAMLAGATPLQRVVKVWVTQGAAVVLVGLPVTVAAVTTGGWAFLAPAGVALWLLGVSFEAVGDAQLARFKADPANRGRIMDRGLWSWTRHPNYFGDACVWWGIWMVSLTTPWSLLTVVAPLAMTYFLVFATGARLLDKHMEGRPGWAEYAARTSMFVPLPPRRARRDHPED, encoded by the coding sequence ATGACCGACCTGCTGCAGGTGCTCGCCGTCGAGGTCCTCGTCGTGGCCGCGGCGATGGCCCTGACGGCGTACGCCGCCCACCGCGCCGGGCGCTACTCCGTCGTCGACACCACGTGGGGCCTCGCCCTCGCGGCGGTCGCGCTGGTCGCGGCCCTCGGGGGAGCCTCCCTCGATGCGGGCGAGCCGTGGCGACGCTGGCTCCTGCTCGCGCTCGTCGCCGTCTGGGGCAGCCGGCTGTCGTGGCACATGCACCGTCGCAACAGCGGCCACGGCGAGGACCCGCGCTACGCCGCGATGCTCGCCGGGGCGACCCCGCTGCAGCGGGTGGTCAAGGTCTGGGTGACGCAGGGCGCTGCAGTCGTACTGGTGGGACTGCCGGTCACCGTCGCGGCGGTGACCACCGGCGGCTGGGCCTTCCTGGCTCCGGCCGGCGTGGCGCTCTGGCTGCTGGGCGTCTCCTTCGAAGCCGTCGGGGACGCCCAGCTGGCCCGGTTCAAGGCCGACCCCGCCAACCGCGGACGGATCATGGACCGCGGGCTGTGGTCGTGGACCCGGCACCCCAACTACTTCGGCGACGCCTGCGTGTGGTGGGGCATCTGGATGGTCTCGCTGACCACGCCGTGGTCGCTGCTGACCGTCGTCGCTCCCCTGGCGATGACCTACTTCCTGGTCTTCGCCACCGGCGCCCGCCTCCTCGACAAGCACATGGAGGGGCGCCCCGGCTGGGCGGAGTACGCCGCCCGGACCAGCATGTTCGTGCCCCTTCCGCCGCGACGTGCGCGGCGTGACCACCCGGAGGACTGA
- a CDS encoding glutathione peroxidase, translating to MTTLADFTASTLAGDEQPLAAYAGQVVLVVNTASQCGFTPQLAGLQELHQTYADRGFTVLGFPCNQFGGQEPGSAEEIGAFCQRNYGVDFPMFAKVDVNGKAAHPLFRWLTHERPGRLGRKIRWNFTKFLVDRDGTVLARYGSTTSPASIAPRIEAALAEHRLD from the coding sequence ATGACCACCCTCGCCGACTTCACCGCCAGCACCCTCGCCGGCGACGAGCAGCCCCTCGCGGCGTACGCCGGCCAGGTCGTGCTCGTCGTGAACACCGCCTCGCAGTGCGGCTTCACCCCCCAGCTCGCGGGCCTGCAGGAGCTGCACCAGACCTACGCCGACCGCGGCTTCACCGTGCTCGGCTTCCCGTGCAACCAGTTCGGCGGCCAGGAGCCCGGTTCGGCCGAGGAGATCGGCGCCTTCTGCCAGCGCAACTACGGGGTCGACTTCCCGATGTTCGCCAAGGTCGACGTGAACGGGAAGGCAGCCCACCCGCTCTTCCGCTGGCTGACGCACGAGCGCCCGGGTCGGCTGGGCCGCAAGATCCGCTGGAACTTCACCAAGTTCCTCGTCGACCGCGACGGCACGGTGCTGGCCCGCTACGGCAGCACGACGTCGCCGGCGTCCATCGCCCCGCGGATCGAGGCGGCGCTGGCCGAGCACCGGCTGGACTGA
- a CDS encoding anti-sigma factor produces the protein MSEIHALSGAYAIDALDEHERALFERHLAECADCRAEVDSLRGAAASLAETTIATPPPALRADVLAAISTVRPLPPLPAQESGVHAGGRRFRHLLVAAAAVAVVGTGAAVTHPWTDDRVDPVQQVIAASDSDQATAKVDGAKLTVYRSASLGKAALVTDELPAAAKGKVYELWLQVDGAMVPAGLLEGSGDQELLLTGDASKATAAGITVEPDGGSRQPTSTPIALFDLTQDT, from the coding sequence ATGAGCGAGATCCACGCCCTGTCCGGGGCCTACGCGATCGACGCACTGGACGAGCACGAGCGCGCGCTCTTCGAGCGCCACCTGGCCGAGTGCGCGGACTGCCGCGCCGAGGTCGACAGCCTGCGCGGCGCCGCCGCCTCGCTGGCCGAGACGACGATCGCGACGCCGCCGCCGGCCCTGCGCGCCGACGTCCTGGCCGCGATCTCCACCGTCCGCCCGCTTCCTCCGCTCCCGGCCCAGGAGAGCGGTGTCCACGCCGGTGGACGCCGGTTTCGCCACCTCCTCGTGGCAGCAGCGGCGGTGGCCGTGGTCGGCACCGGGGCCGCGGTGACGCACCCCTGGACCGATGACCGGGTGGACCCGGTGCAGCAGGTGATCGCCGCGTCCGACAGCGACCAGGCCACGGCGAAGGTCGACGGCGCGAAGCTGACCGTCTACCGCTCCGCCTCGCTCGGCAAGGCCGCCCTGGTCACCGACGAGCTGCCTGCTGCGGCGAAGGGCAAGGTCTACGAGCTCTGGCTGCAGGTCGACGGGGCGATGGTGCCGGCCGGCCTGCTGGAGGGTTCCGGCGACCAGGAGCTGCTGCTCACCGGCGACGCCTCGAAGGCCACCGCTGCCGGGATCACCGTCGAGCCCGACGGCGGCTCGCGGCAGCCGACCTCGACCCCGATCGCCCTCTTCGACCTCACCCAGGACACCTGA
- a CDS encoding fasciclin domain-containing protein: protein MNLRRTGSALLVIGALSLSATACGSDDSNDMKAEPKASASDTMNAGAQTFGPGCAGVPKTGAGSFNGMATAPVATAASANPLLKTLVAAVGAADLGDTLNSADGITVFAPTDDAFAKIPKKTLDGVLADKATLTKILTHHVVAGQLSPDELAGTHKTLEGDSITVKGSGENFTVGKENAAVLCGNIPTANATVYVIDTVLMP from the coding sequence ATGAACCTCCGTCGCACCGGCTCCGCACTCCTCGTGATCGGCGCCCTCTCGCTCTCCGCCACCGCCTGTGGCTCCGACGACAGCAACGACATGAAGGCCGAGCCGAAGGCCTCCGCCTCCGACACGATGAACGCCGGCGCCCAGACGTTCGGCCCCGGCTGCGCGGGCGTCCCGAAGACCGGCGCCGGCTCCTTCAACGGCATGGCCACCGCCCCGGTCGCCACCGCCGCGAGCGCCAACCCGCTGCTCAAGACCCTCGTCGCCGCTGTCGGCGCCGCGGACCTCGGTGACACCCTGAACAGCGCCGACGGCATCACCGTCTTCGCGCCCACCGACGACGCCTTCGCGAAGATCCCGAAGAAGACCCTCGACGGCGTCCTCGCGGACAAGGCCACGCTGACCAAGATCCTCACCCACCACGTCGTGGCCGGCCAGCTCTCCCCCGACGAGCTCGCGGGCACCCACAAGACGCTCGAGGGCGACAGCATCACGGTCAAGGGCTCCGGCGAGAACTTCACCGTCGGCAAGGAGAACGCTGCGGTCCTCTGCGGCAACATCCCCACCGCCAACGCGACCGTCTACGTCATCGACACTGTCCTGATGCCCTGA
- a CDS encoding acyl-CoA dehydrogenase family protein: MSTMFTEPEERVALREAVRKLASKYGREFVEKQAREGGKMTEMWLEMGRNGFLGVNLPEEYGGGGGGMSDLAAVLEEASAAGAPLLMMVVSPAIVGSIIARCGTEEQKKHWIPQIADGSVTAAFGITEADAGSNAHNITTTATRDGDEWVLNGQKTFISGVDEAQVILIVSRTEDAKTGKLKPALFMVPTDAPGFSRQVIPMAWKAPEKQFTLFLDNVRVPAEALVGDEDGGIWQLFAGLNPERIMGAAMSCGLARYALEKAVDYARERSVWKDVPIGAHQGIQHPLAKIKIELEQARLLWQKAAALYDAGDDFGAGEYANMAKYAGGEVSCNATDVAVHTHGGNGMTEEYGLANLLVASRLGRIAPVSREMILNFVAMHSLGLPKSY, from the coding sequence ATGAGCACCATGTTCACCGAGCCGGAGGAGCGCGTCGCGCTCCGCGAGGCCGTCCGCAAGCTCGCCTCGAAGTACGGCCGCGAGTTCGTCGAGAAGCAGGCCCGCGAGGGCGGCAAGATGACCGAGATGTGGCTCGAGATGGGCCGCAACGGCTTCCTCGGCGTCAACCTCCCCGAGGAGTACGGCGGTGGGGGCGGCGGCATGTCCGACCTGGCGGCCGTCCTCGAGGAGGCCTCCGCCGCCGGTGCCCCGCTGCTGATGATGGTGGTCAGCCCGGCGATCGTCGGCTCGATCATCGCGCGCTGCGGCACCGAGGAGCAGAAGAAGCACTGGATCCCGCAGATCGCCGACGGAAGCGTGACCGCGGCGTTCGGGATCACCGAGGCGGACGCCGGCTCCAACGCCCACAACATCACCACCACCGCCACGCGGGACGGCGACGAGTGGGTGCTCAACGGGCAGAAGACCTTCATCTCCGGTGTCGACGAGGCGCAGGTGATCCTGATCGTCTCCCGCACCGAGGACGCGAAGACCGGCAAGCTGAAGCCGGCGCTGTTCATGGTGCCGACCGACGCGCCGGGCTTCTCCAGGCAGGTGATCCCGATGGCCTGGAAGGCGCCGGAGAAGCAGTTCACGCTCTTCCTGGACAACGTCCGCGTGCCGGCCGAGGCGCTCGTCGGTGACGAGGACGGCGGCATCTGGCAGCTCTTCGCGGGCCTCAACCCCGAGCGGATCATGGGCGCCGCGATGTCGTGCGGGCTGGCTCGCTACGCGCTGGAGAAGGCGGTCGACTACGCCAGGGAGCGGTCGGTCTGGAAGGACGTCCCGATCGGCGCCCACCAGGGCATCCAGCACCCGCTGGCGAAGATCAAGATCGAGCTCGAGCAGGCCCGCCTGCTCTGGCAGAAGGCGGCCGCGCTGTACGACGCCGGGGACGACTTCGGCGCGGGCGAGTACGCGAACATGGCCAAGTACGCCGGCGGCGAGGTCTCCTGCAACGCCACCGACGTCGCGGTCCACACCCACGGCGGCAACGGGATGACCGAGGAGTACGGCCTGGCCAACCTCCTGGTCGCCTCGCGCCTGGGCCGGATCGCGCCGGTCAGCCGCGAGATGATCCTCAACTTCGTCGCGATGCACTCGCTCGGGCTGCCGAAGTCCTACTGA